A single Oryzias melastigma strain HK-1 linkage group LG24, ASM292280v2, whole genome shotgun sequence DNA region contains:
- the tmem242 gene encoding transmembrane protein 242: MQTDNITMPIVEEDGSTESEKRPVNDGETDMRTLSGAVFLTMAASAGMIAGFGSTVAMAKKKSPKWFSKGMAAQDSGASLALRALGWGSLLAWCGVGLLSITAWKALGVHSAAEFRQKMQTFFPAIPKTSQAASASEPIDWDSVFKSK; encoded by the exons ATGCAGACGGACAACATCACCATGCCGATTGTAGAAGAAGACGGGAGCACGGAGTCGGAAAAAAGACCAGTCAACGATGGAGAAACCGACATGCGGACGCTGTCAG GCGCGGTGTTCCTGACTATGGCAGCCTCTGCGGGGATGATCGCTGGTTTTGGCTCCACAGTAGCGATGGCCAAAAAGAAGAGTCCAAAGTGGTTCAGTAAG GGCATGGCAGCGCAAGATAGCGGCGCCTCTCTGGCGCTCCGAGCGCTGGGTTGGGGCTCCCTGCTGGCCTGGTGTGGCGTTGGTCTGCTCAGCATCACAGCGTGGAAGGCCCTGGGTGTGCACAGC GCCGCAGAGTTCAGGCAGAAGATGCAGACCTTCTTCCCAGCCATCCCAAAGACCTCGCAAGCGGCTTCTGCCTCAGAACCAATAGACTGGGATTCTGTGTTCAAGTCCAAGTGA